Proteins from a single region of Rhodospirillales bacterium:
- a CDS encoding helix-turn-helix transcriptional regulator, with protein MRKPVSEDGPDPIDRHVGTRIRGRRVGLRISQTKLGHAIGVTFQQIQKYESGTNRVGASNLFKIAKALSVEVAFFFEGVSLDAMEGISSAGLAEPPAQPFESNPMNSREAFELMHNFFRIPDPVVRKRLFQLVRILAFSEQEE; from the coding sequence ATGAGGAAGCCCGTGTCAGAGGATGGACCGGACCCCATTGACCGGCACGTTGGGACCCGCATTCGCGGTCGCCGCGTTGGTCTTCGGATAAGTCAAACAAAACTGGGTCATGCCATTGGTGTGACCTTCCAACAGATTCAAAAGTACGAAAGCGGCACCAACCGGGTTGGCGCCAGCAATCTGTTCAAAATCGCCAAGGCTCTCAGTGTCGAGGTTGCGTTCTTTTTTGAAGGCGTCTCGCTTGACGCGATGGAGGGGATTTCGTCAGCGGGGCTAGCCGAGCCACCCGCCCAACCCTTCGAGTCCAATCCGATGAACTCGCGCGAGGCGTTTGAGTTGATGCACAATTTCTTTCGCATTCCCGACCCCGTGGTCCGCAAGCGCCTGTTTCAGTTGGTGAGAATTCTCGCGTTCTCCGAACAGGAAGAATGA
- a CDS encoding MFS transporter: MATLTTSDGSSRLALAFSCVGHAYSHLFAPIFFIVVLALEQSFSLSHGSAVSLIIAGNMLFGLAAPLAGWLGDRWSATGMMALFFLGTGGGLIATGFAADPVEIGLGLAATGTFASIYHPVGMAWLVRNARSWGKALGINGVFGSLGPAAAALSAGALIDYAGWRAAFIVPGAVVVATGVLFCALIACGAIVEVREDRAPAPRPARGDAARAFIVLSLTMLCSGLIYQATQPALPKLLFERAGAWIWSDGGAFGVSMLVSLVYLASGACQILAGHLADRFPMKRVYVCCFAAQVPVLLLASTVGGGPIVAVAMLMVCANVGALPAENGLVALYAPAHRRGFAYGLKFVLAFGVSGLGVQLEGMLYDATGGFVWLFTVLASLAAVGFAAACLLPAERASMSVAAPAQ, encoded by the coding sequence ATGGCGACGCTGACGACCTCCGACGGCTCCTCTCGCTTGGCGCTGGCGTTTTCCTGTGTCGGACACGCCTATTCGCACTTGTTTGCGCCAATTTTTTTTATCGTCGTTCTGGCGCTCGAGCAGTCGTTCTCGCTCAGCCACGGATCGGCGGTCTCTCTGATCATTGCCGGGAATATGCTTTTCGGCCTCGCGGCGCCGCTCGCTGGCTGGCTCGGGGACCGGTGGAGCGCGACCGGAATGATGGCGCTGTTCTTTCTTGGCACCGGTGGAGGGCTGATCGCGACGGGATTCGCCGCTGATCCGGTTGAGATCGGCCTTGGCCTTGCTGCGACGGGAACATTCGCTTCGATCTATCATCCCGTGGGGATGGCCTGGCTGGTTCGCAATGCCCGCTCCTGGGGGAAGGCGCTGGGAATTAACGGTGTCTTCGGCAGTCTCGGGCCGGCGGCGGCGGCCCTGTCGGCGGGCGCCTTGATCGACTACGCGGGCTGGCGCGCCGCCTTTATCGTGCCGGGGGCGGTCGTTGTCGCGACGGGGGTGCTATTCTGCGCCCTGATCGCCTGCGGTGCGATCGTCGAGGTGAGAGAAGACCGCGCGCCCGCGCCGCGGCCGGCGCGCGGTGATGCCGCACGGGCGTTCATCGTACTCTCGCTGACGATGCTGTGTTCAGGCCTGATCTATCAGGCGACACAGCCGGCCCTGCCGAAACTGCTCTTTGAGCGTGCGGGTGCCTGGATCTGGTCCGATGGTGGCGCGTTCGGCGTCTCGATGCTCGTCTCGCTGGTCTATCTCGCTTCCGGGGCGTGCCAGATTCTCGCCGGACATCTCGCCGACCGATTCCCCATGAAGCGAGTCTATGTCTGCTGTTTTGCCGCACAGGTGCCGGTTCTGTTGCTGGCGAGCACCGTCGGTGGCGGGCCGATCGTTGCCGTCGCCATGTTGATGGTATGCGCCAATGTCGGCGCCTTACCGGCGGAGAATGGCCTCGTCGCCCTCTACGCACCGGCCCACCGGCGCGGCTTTGCCTATGGCCTGAAGTTCGTCCTTGCTTTCGGTGTCAGCGGACTCGGAGTTCAGCTTGAAGGCATGCTCTACGACGCGACGGGCGGCTTTGTCTGGCTGTTTACTGTCCTCGCGTCGTTGGCCGCCGTCGGCTTCGCCGCGGCCTGTCTGCTGCCGGCGGAACGCGCATCGATGTCGGTGGCGGCGCCCGCGCAATAG
- a CDS encoding enoyl-CoA hydratase, whose amino-acid sequence MTKAMANSDAAVLVRNDAGGIATLTLNRPGSFNALSIALLSALQAEFDAIAVDRSVRVVVLAGAGKAFCTGHDLKEMRSDPSREGNLALFRQCGRVMLSITRLPQPVIAQVHGVATAAGCQLVATCDLAVATDDARFAVSGVNLGLFCSTPMVALSRNLGRKQAMELLLTGSFIDAETALRWGLINRVVPNAQIETVTTELAQQIAAKSPAAVALGKQLFAKQLEASLETAYEMANETMTCNMQAEDAQAGIDAFIAKQPMPEWKGR is encoded by the coding sequence ATGACCAAGGCGATGGCGAACAGTGATGCCGCAGTTTTGGTGCGTAACGACGCGGGGGGCATCGCCACCTTGACCTTGAACCGCCCCGGCTCGTTCAACGCCCTGTCGATCGCGCTGTTATCGGCTCTGCAAGCCGAATTCGACGCCATCGCCGTTGATCGCAGCGTTCGCGTCGTCGTGCTTGCCGGCGCCGGCAAGGCGTTCTGCACCGGCCATGACCTGAAGGAGATGCGCAGCGATCCCAGCCGCGAGGGGAATCTCGCCCTGTTCCGCCAGTGCGGCCGGGTAATGCTGTCGATCACCCGGCTGCCGCAGCCGGTGATCGCCCAAGTCCATGGCGTTGCGACCGCGGCGGGGTGTCAGCTCGTCGCCACCTGCGATCTCGCCGTCGCCACCGACGACGCCCGCTTCGCCGTCTCCGGCGTCAATCTCGGCCTGTTCTGTTCGACGCCGATGGTAGCGCTCTCGCGCAATCTCGGGCGCAAGCAGGCGATGGAACTGCTGCTGACCGGCTCGTTCATCGACGCCGAGACGGCGCTACGCTGGGGCCTTATCAACCGCGTCGTGCCAAACGCGCAGATCGAGACCGTCACGACTGAGCTGGCGCAGCAGATTGCCGCCAAGTCGCCGGCCGCCGTCGCCCTGGGAAAGCAGCTATTTGCCAAGCAACTCGAGGCATCCCTGGAGACCGCCTACGAAATGGCCAATGAAACCATGACGTGTAACATGCAGGCCGAAGACGCCCAGGCGGGAATCGATGCGTTCATCGCCAAGCAGCCGATGCCGGAGTGGAAAGGTCGATGA
- a CDS encoding PAS domain S-box protein: MNILLVASVAAVLASFVLAAGLFAARRALWRAQGRNRAILAAAVDGIVTIDENGTIEGFNPAAERLFGYAAGEVVGRNVRMLMPEPYQSEHDGYLSAYRDTGQARIIGIGREVEGLRKDGSRFPMELSVGESRDRGRRLFAGVVRDITQRKESEQRLRESESNARAMFETAVDGIITIDQHGTILTANPAALRLFAYPIEALIGRNVSILMPEPHRSGHDGYLAHYVATGERRIIGIGRTVEGQRSDGSCFPMELSVGEAVVSDRHIFTGIIRDITERARKEEELRAAKEEAERAHLSQSQFLAAVSHDLRQPVQALTLFTTVLANKLAGAPASALLDDIRGSVEAMDMLLDALLDVSSLDAGAIAPHETAFSVPTVLERLVAEFTPQADQKEISLSVVPSSAVIRTDPALLYRILQNFVANAVRYTSQGGIVVGCRRRGRKLRIEVVDSGIGIPEFLQQDIFKEFYQINNPERDRTQGLGLGLAIVQRLSRLLRCPVSVHSQEGRGSVFAVDVPLVGFNRSANVVPLRPAVAQAASAQRGLIFVIDDEPTVLRGLRLAIEDWGYTVLTARTELEGIAQLTGRSAPDVIVADYRLRGICNGAQVVTQLRNMFGWSIPCILITGDTAPQRIREAREHGFTLLHKPVDPVHLHAAIAEKLANPGAPRSHERDG, translated from the coding sequence ATGAATATCTTACTGGTCGCTTCCGTTGCCGCCGTGCTGGCGTCATTCGTGCTCGCCGCGGGCTTGTTTGCGGCCCGCCGGGCGTTGTGGCGGGCGCAGGGGCGAAACCGGGCAATTCTCGCCGCTGCGGTGGATGGCATCGTCACCATTGACGAAAACGGTACCATCGAGGGCTTCAACCCTGCTGCCGAGCGGTTGTTCGGATACGCCGCCGGTGAGGTCGTCGGGCGCAACGTGCGCATGTTGATGCCGGAGCCCTATCAGTCCGAGCATGACGGTTATCTCAGCGCTTATCGCGATACCGGACAAGCACGCATCATCGGTATCGGCCGCGAGGTCGAGGGGCTGCGCAAGGACGGGTCCCGTTTTCCCATGGAACTCTCGGTTGGCGAGAGCCGCGATCGCGGCCGGCGCCTGTTTGCGGGAGTCGTCCGCGATATCACCCAGCGCAAAGAATCCGAACAAAGGCTGCGCGAGAGCGAAAGCAACGCTCGGGCGATGTTCGAGACGGCGGTCGACGGCATCATCACCATCGATCAGCACGGCACGATCCTGACCGCCAATCCGGCGGCGCTGCGCCTGTTTGCCTATCCGATCGAGGCGCTGATTGGCCGCAATGTCAGTATTCTGATGCCGGAGCCTCACCGCAGCGGTCACGACGGCTATCTCGCCCATTATGTCGCGACCGGCGAGCGGCGGATCATCGGCATCGGCCGCACGGTTGAAGGGCAGCGCAGCGACGGCTCGTGCTTTCCGATGGAGCTCTCAGTTGGAGAGGCGGTGGTTAGCGACAGGCATATCTTTACAGGGATCATCCGCGACATCACCGAACGCGCCCGTAAGGAGGAGGAACTGCGGGCCGCCAAGGAGGAGGCCGAGCGCGCCCATCTTTCGCAATCGCAGTTTCTCGCCGCGGTCAGCCACGATCTGCGGCAGCCGGTGCAGGCGCTAACTTTGTTTACCACGGTGCTGGCCAACAAGCTGGCCGGCGCACCGGCGTCGGCGCTGCTCGATGACATTCGCGGTTCGGTCGAGGCAATGGACATGCTGCTCGACGCGCTGCTCGACGTCTCAAGTCTGGATGCCGGCGCCATCGCGCCGCACGAGACCGCCTTCTCGGTGCCAACTGTCCTCGAGCGGTTGGTTGCCGAGTTCACGCCGCAAGCGGACCAGAAGGAAATCAGTCTGAGCGTCGTTCCATCATCCGCGGTGATCAGGACCGATCCGGCCTTGCTCTATCGCATTTTACAGAACTTCGTCGCCAACGCCGTGCGTTACACCAGCCAGGGCGGCATCGTCGTCGGCTGTCGAAGGCGCGGTCGCAAGCTGCGGATCGAGGTGGTCGATTCGGGGATCGGCATTCCTGAGTTCTTGCAGCAGGACATCTTCAAGGAATTCTATCAGATCAACAATCCCGAGCGCGACCGGACGCAAGGCCTGGGCCTCGGCCTTGCCATCGTTCAGCGGCTGTCGCGCCTGCTGCGCTGTCCGGTCAGCGTGCACTCGCAGGAGGGTCGGGGTTCGGTGTTCGCGGTCGACGTTCCGCTCGTCGGGTTCAACCGCTCCGCCAATGTGGTTCCGCTGCGGCCGGCGGTGGCGCAGGCGGCGTCCGCGCAGCGCGGCCTGATCTTCGTCATCGACGACGAGCCGACGGTGCTGCGGGGATTGCGTCTGGCGATCGAGGACTGGGGCTATACGGTGCTCACTGCGCGCACGGAACTCGAGGGCATTGCCCAACTGACCGGGAGGTCTGCGCCTGATGTCATCGTCGCTGACTATCGCCTTCGCGGCATCTGCAACGGCGCGCAGGTGGTAACCCAGCTTCGGAACATGTTCGGCTGGTCGATCCCGTGCATCCTGATCACCGGCGATACCGCGCCGCAGCGCATTCGCGAAGCGCGCGAGCACGGATTTACCCTGCTGCATAAGCCGGTCGATCCCGTCCACCTGCACGCCGCCATTGCTGAAAAGCTTGCCAATCCCGGCGCGCCTCGCTCGCACGAACGGGATGGATAG
- a CDS encoding PaaI family thioesterase, producing MTAKIAIADFDDIIRNDLPWAFDIGMHTDTIERGRAVLRLPFRASMLRPGGVVSGPTIMALADACMFAVVLSAIGKVKMAVTTSFSINFLHRASPVDLLADGRILRLGKRLAVMEVTVHSEGHDEPVAHATGTYSIPPVA from the coding sequence ATGACAGCAAAGATCGCCATCGCTGATTTCGACGACATCATTCGCAACGACCTGCCGTGGGCGTTCGATATCGGCATGCATACCGATACGATCGAGCGTGGCCGCGCCGTCCTGCGGCTGCCGTTCCGGGCATCAATGCTGCGGCCAGGCGGTGTTGTCTCCGGGCCGACGATCATGGCGCTCGCCGATGCGTGCATGTTCGCGGTGGTGCTCTCGGCGATCGGCAAGGTGAAGATGGCCGTAACCACCAGCTTTTCGATCAACTTCCTCCACCGGGCGAGTCCTGTTGACCTGCTCGCTGACGGAAGGATCCTGCGGCTCGGCAAGCGCCTCGCGGTGATGGAGGTTACGGTTCATTCCGAGGGGCACGACGAGCCGGTCGCGCATGCCACCGGGACCTATTCCATCCCGCCTGTCGCCTGA
- a CDS encoding hemerythrin family protein — protein sequence MPIIHWTLEFSVGVNSLDTDHKVLISLINQLDDAVRGGESSEIINRVLDALLDYTDYHFGREEALMRACGYPDIEAHIRTHATLRAQVQEIRDRYRRNSESIHGREVLSFLKNWLTAHIVGRDKLYVPFMQQAAEKVQSADRVYGEDVEAPKAMAAAGPAS from the coding sequence ATGCCGATTATTCATTGGACGCTGGAATTCAGCGTCGGTGTCAACTCTCTCGATACAGATCACAAGGTGCTGATCAGCCTGATCAACCAGCTCGACGACGCGGTCAGAGGTGGCGAATCGAGCGAGATCATCAATCGCGTACTCGATGCGCTGCTCGACTATACCGACTATCACTTCGGCCGCGAGGAAGCACTGATGCGCGCCTGCGGGTATCCCGATATCGAGGCCCATATCCGCACGCACGCAACGCTGCGCGCGCAGGTTCAGGAAATCCGCGACCGCTACCGGCGCAATTCCGAATCGATTCACGGGCGCGAGGTGCTGTCGTTCCTGAAGAACTGGCTCACCGCGCACATCGTCGGCCGCGATAAACTTTACGTTCCGTTCATGCAGCAAGCAGCCGAAAAGGTGCAGTCTGCAGACCGCGTGTACGGTGAGGATGTCGAGGCGCCGAAGGCGATGGCTGCAGCCGGTCCCGCCTCCTGA
- the rplM gene encoding 50S ribosomal protein L13: MKTYSAKPADVTQGWYVIDAEGCVLGRLAVIAAMRLRGKHKPMFTPHIDCGDNIIVVNAEKVRLTGRKREQKVFYWHTGHPGGIKQRTMAQILDGRYPERAIVKAVERMVPRGPLGREQMRKLRVYKGPEHPHAAQQPEPLDIGEFNSKNKR, from the coding sequence ATGAAGACTTATTCCGCCAAGCCGGCGGACGTAACTCAAGGCTGGTACGTCATCGATGCGGAGGGTTGTGTCCTCGGTCGGTTGGCGGTCATCGCCGCCATGCGCCTGCGTGGCAAGCATAAGCCGATGTTCACGCCGCACATCGATTGCGGGGACAACATCATCGTCGTCAACGCCGAGAAGGTGCGTCTGACCGGCCGCAAGCGCGAACAGAAGGTGTTCTATTGGCACACGGGCCATCCGGGTGGCATCAAGCAGCGGACGATGGCGCAGATCCTTGATGGCCGCTACCCCGAACGCGCGATCGTCAAGGCGGTCGAGCGAATGGTGCCGCGCGGCCCGTTGGGGCGCGAACAGATGCGCAAGCTGCGGGTCTATAAGGGACCGGAACACCCGCACGCGGCGCAACAGCCCGAGCCGCTCGACATCGGCGAATTCAACTCCAAGAACAAACGATAG
- the rpsI gene encoding 30S ribosomal protein S9, which produces MADPITTFEDLKHIAEPLAVSDAPAEPKLDRYGRAYATGKRKNAIARVWLKPGRGTIKVNGRDVAQFFARPTLQMVINQPFVVAGRDGQYDVLCTVSGGGLSGQAGALRHGISRALAFFEPNLRGAMKSVGFLTRDSRVVERKKYGRAKARRSFQFSKR; this is translated from the coding sequence ATGGCGGACCCGATCACCACCTTCGAGGATTTGAAGCACATCGCCGAGCCGCTCGCTGTCAGCGACGCGCCGGCGGAACCGAAGCTCGACCGATACGGCCGCGCCTACGCCACCGGCAAGCGCAAGAATGCCATCGCCCGTGTCTGGCTCAAGCCGGGACGCGGCACGATCAAGGTGAACGGACGTGACGTCGCGCAATTCTTTGCCCGTCCGACGTTGCAGATGGTTATCAACCAGCCGTTTGTCGTCGCCGGTCGCGACGGTCAGTACGATGTGTTGTGTACTGTCTCCGGGGGAGGTCTGTCCGGACAGGCGGGGGCCTTGCGCCACGGCATCAGCCGGGCCTTGGCCTTTTTCGAGCCGAACCTGCGTGGCGCGATGAAGAGCGTTGGTTTCCTGACCCGCGATTCGCGTGTCGTTGAGCGAAAGAAGTACGGACGCGCCAAGGCCCGCCGCAGCTTCCAGTTCTCCAAACGTTAG
- a CDS encoding N-acetyl-gamma-glutamyl-phosphate reductase — MAEAGDNPGRVRVAIVGASGYTGAELVRLLVNHPHVDITAMTADRKAGQSFGEVFPHLAGVARGRGLPDLQPVDAVDWETVDVAFFGLPHGAAQPLAAAMPGRVKMIDLSPDFRFADPAVYAATYGQPHAAPQVQKEAVYGLSEIAREQIAGARLVACPGCYPTSALLPLVPIVQAGLIDAGDIVIDAKSGVSGAGRAAKEGSLFAEVSEGIQAYGVAAHRHAPEIEQLVARAAGHPVMLNFTPHLMPMNRGILASIYLRLVGMATVDDVRALLEQRYRNEAFVRVVDKGVSPATRHVRGSNFNLIGVFADRVPGRIIVLSVIDNLVKGASGQAVQNMNLVCGFDETAGLTQQPLFP, encoded by the coding sequence ATGGCGGAAGCGGGGGATAACCCGGGTCGGGTGCGGGTCGCGATCGTCGGCGCCAGTGGCTACACTGGCGCCGAGTTGGTTCGACTCCTTGTCAACCACCCGCACGTCGACATCACGGCGATGACCGCCGACCGCAAGGCCGGGCAGAGTTTCGGCGAGGTCTTTCCACATCTGGCCGGCGTCGCGCGCGGGCGCGGGCTGCCCGACCTGCAACCGGTCGATGCCGTCGATTGGGAGACGGTCGACGTTGCCTTCTTCGGCCTGCCGCACGGGGCGGCGCAGCCGCTGGCGGCGGCGATGCCGGGGCGGGTGAAGATGATTGATCTGTCCCCGGATTTCCGCTTCGCCGACCCTGCCGTCTACGCCGCGACCTATGGTCAGCCGCATGCGGCGCCGCAGGTTCAAAAGGAGGCGGTCTATGGCCTGAGCGAGATCGCCCGCGAGCAGATCGCCGGCGCCCGTCTTGTCGCCTGCCCGGGCTGCTATCCGACGTCGGCGCTGCTGCCGCTCGTGCCGATCGTCCAAGCCGGACTGATCGACGCCGGCGACATCGTCATCGATGCTAAATCCGGGGTCAGCGGCGCCGGCCGCGCCGCCAAGGAAGGCTCGCTGTTCGCCGAGGTCTCGGAAGGCATCCAGGCCTACGGCGTTGCCGCGCACCGGCACGCGCCGGAGATCGAGCAATTGGTCGCGCGTGCCGCTGGGCATCCGGTGATGCTGAATTTCACGCCGCATCTGATGCCGATGAACCGGGGAATCCTCGCGAGCATCTATCTGCGTCTGGTCGGCATGGCGACGGTCGACGATGTGCGCGCGCTGCTCGAACAGCGTTACCGCAACGAAGCATTCGTTCGCGTCGTAGACAAGGGGGTCTCTCCGGCGACCCGCCACGTCCGCGGCTCGAACTTCAACCTGATCGGCGTCTTCGCCGACCGGGTGCCCGGCCGTATCATCGTCCTGTCGGTTATTGATAATCTCGTCAAGGGCGCTTCGGGACAGGCGGTTCAGAACATGAATCTCGTCTGCGGCTTCGACGAGACCGCGGGTCTTACTCAGCAGCCGTTGTTTCCCTGA
- a CDS encoding PD40 domain-containing protein has product MASITRVSTDADGLEANDRSLTPSISADGHYVAFASIAGNLVPGDGAGTWDIFVKDTQTGSTIAVSTDANGVLGNNQSYAPSISADGRYVSFASYADNLVASDVNHELDIFIKDLHTGTISLVNTAADGTQANSYGILSSISADGTFVAFESLASNLVAGDTNGVYDVFVKNVETGEITLVSTASDGTLGRAASKNPSLSADGRYVAFSSDANNLVAHDTNGRTDVFVKDLQTGEVTLVSAAADGTLGNSFSTDASISADGRYVAFSSNASNLVAGDTNGTYDVFVKDLATGNIVRASIAPDGSEGTFAALFPSISADGHYVAFESSSNTLVAGDVNGVSDIFVKNLLTGTIFYADTTADGSTGDSTGTSAAMAADGHHVAFESWASDLVSDDANSRQDVFVADVAGTFVRSLIGSEWNDTLQGTRFGETIRGLGGDDLLLGNDGIDSLNGGDGRDRLFAGAGADLLDGHFGNDRLHGGNGNDRLIGDAGNDTLIGGLGQDTLTGGLGRDCFVFRPGNSVFDHGDVVTDFTTGQDRLDLRAVGVDTFIGTAGFIAGDGVIEVRVGARGELQADLNDDGAFDAGDLQILGINNVHVVDILLA; this is encoded by the coding sequence ATGGCCAGCATCACCCGCGTCAGCACCGATGCTGACGGTCTAGAAGCGAACGATCGCAGCCTTACCCCGTCGATCTCCGCCGATGGGCACTACGTCGCTTTCGCCAGCATCGCCGGCAATCTCGTCCCGGGCGACGGAGCCGGCACATGGGACATTTTCGTTAAGGATACGCAAACCGGCTCGACGATCGCGGTCAGCACCGATGCGAATGGCGTGCTCGGCAATAACCAGAGCTACGCGCCGTCGATTTCGGCTGACGGCCGCTACGTCTCGTTCGCCAGCTATGCCGACAATCTCGTCGCCAGCGATGTCAACCACGAATTGGATATTTTCATCAAGGACCTGCACACAGGAACGATCAGTCTGGTCAACACTGCGGCGGACGGTACGCAGGCGAATTCATACGGGATTCTCTCGTCGATTTCGGCGGACGGGACGTTCGTGGCGTTCGAGAGCCTTGCCTCGAACCTCGTCGCTGGAGATACGAACGGCGTGTACGATGTGTTCGTAAAGAATGTGGAGACGGGTGAAATCACCCTGGTCAGCACTGCCAGTGACGGAACCCTGGGACGGGCAGCGAGCAAGAATCCATCGCTTTCGGCCGACGGACGGTATGTCGCCTTTTCCAGCGATGCCAATAATCTCGTCGCGCATGACACCAACGGCCGCACCGACGTGTTCGTCAAGGATCTGCAGACCGGGGAGGTCACGCTGGTCAGCGCCGCGGCTGATGGCACGCTCGGCAACAGCTTCAGCACCGACGCTTCAATCTCCGCCGACGGGCGATATGTCGCCTTTTCCAGCAATGCCTCCAACCTCGTCGCCGGTGATACCAATGGCACGTACGACGTGTTCGTGAAGGATCTGGCAACTGGAAACATCGTCCGTGCCAGCATCGCCCCCGACGGTAGCGAAGGAACGTTTGCCGCCCTCTTCCCTTCGATCTCGGCGGACGGTCATTACGTCGCCTTCGAAAGTTCTTCGAACACGCTCGTCGCCGGCGATGTCAACGGCGTCTCCGATATCTTCGTCAAGAATCTGCTGACCGGCACCATCTTCTATGCCGATACGACCGCCGACGGCAGCACCGGTGACAGCACCGGCACCAGCGCCGCGATGGCGGCCGACGGTCATCATGTTGCGTTCGAAAGCTGGGCGAGCGACCTCGTCAGCGATGACGCGAACAGTCGCCAGGACGTGTTCGTCGCCGACGTCGCCGGCACCTTCGTCCGCTCGCTGATCGGCAGCGAATGGAATGACACCCTCCAAGGCACACGTTTCGGCGAGACAATCCGCGGCCTTGGCGGTGACGATCTCCTGCTGGGCAACGACGGTATCGATTCGCTCAATGGCGGCGATGGTCGGGACCGCCTGTTCGCCGGCGCCGGTGCCGATTTGCTCGACGGCCATTTTGGCAACGACCGCCTGCATGGCGGCAACGGCAACGACCGCCTCATCGGCGATGCGGGGAACGATACCCTGATCGGTGGTCTCGGCCAGGACACGCTGACCGGCGGCCTTGGGCGTGACTGTTTCGTCTTTCGTCCCGGCAATTCCGTGTTCGATCACGGTGACGTCGTCACCGACTTCACCACCGGCCAGGACCGGTTGGATTTGCGCGCCGTCGGCGTCGACACCTTTATTGGAACGGCCGGATTCATCGCCGGTGACGGGGTCATCGAGGTGCGAGTGGGCGCACGCGGCGAACTGCAGGCCGATCTCAATGACGACGGCGCGTTCGATGCGGGAGATTTGCAGATCTTGGGGATCAACAATGTCCACGTCGTCGATATCCTGCTTGCCTGA